From Streptosporangium album, the proteins below share one genomic window:
- a CDS encoding fatty acid desaturase family protein translates to MTDSLAIDAAETVDGRDQERGSDFARLSRRIVQAGLLERRHGYYALRLGLVAVCFVGGWAAFFAVGDSWYQLLVAIFLSLVFAQVALVAHDLAHRQVFRSRRSSEIAGLVAGNLSIGMSYGWWMDKHTRHHANPNHEDHDPDVAPDVLIWSVEQAAVSRGLSRFLGPRQAFLFFPLLTLEGFNLHVASFRALSRPSLRNRGLETALLVVHVAAYLAALFAVLSPGKAVVFLLLHQAIFGVYLGCTFAPNHKGMPMLRGAERLDFLRRQVLTSRNVSGGRVVDTVLGGLNYQIEHHLFPSMPMPNLRRAQPIVRAYCEELGIDYLESGLFSSYAQALRHLHEVGAPLRARGSVADPASSK, encoded by the coding sequence GTGACCGACTCGCTCGCGATCGATGCCGCCGAAACAGTAGACGGGAGAGACCAAGAGCGGGGCAGCGACTTCGCCAGGCTTTCACGCCGGATCGTCCAGGCGGGGCTGCTGGAGCGGCGCCACGGATACTACGCCCTGCGGCTCGGTCTCGTCGCCGTCTGTTTCGTCGGCGGCTGGGCCGCCTTCTTCGCGGTGGGCGACTCCTGGTACCAGCTGCTGGTGGCGATCTTCCTCTCGCTGGTCTTCGCCCAGGTGGCGCTGGTAGCCCACGACCTGGCCCATCGGCAGGTCTTCCGTTCCCGGCGCTCCAGCGAGATCGCCGGCCTGGTGGCCGGAAACCTCAGCATCGGCATGAGCTACGGCTGGTGGATGGACAAGCACACCCGCCACCACGCCAACCCCAACCACGAAGACCACGACCCGGACGTCGCCCCCGACGTCCTGATCTGGTCGGTCGAGCAGGCCGCCGTCAGCCGGGGACTGTCGAGGTTCCTGGGCCCCAGGCAGGCGTTCCTGTTCTTCCCCCTGCTCACCCTGGAGGGCTTCAACCTGCACGTGGCCAGCTTCCGGGCCCTGTCACGCCCGTCGCTGAGGAACCGCGGGCTGGAGACGGCGCTGCTGGTCGTGCACGTGGCCGCCTACCTCGCCGCGCTGTTCGCGGTGCTGTCGCCCGGCAAGGCCGTGGTGTTCCTCCTGCTGCACCAGGCGATCTTCGGCGTCTACCTGGGCTGCACGTTCGCGCCCAACCACAAGGGGATGCCGATGCTGCGGGGGGCGGAGCGGCTCGACTTCCTCCGGCGTCAGGTGCTGACCTCGCGCAACGTGAGCGGCGGACGGGTGGTGGACACGGTGCTGGGCGGGCTCAACTACCAGATCGAGCATCATCTCTTCCCCAGCATGCCGATGCCGAACCTGCGCCGCGCCCAGCCGATCGTGCGGGCGTACTGCGAGGAGCTGGGCATCGACTATCTCGAGAGCGGGCTTTTCAGCTCCTACGCCCAGGCACTGCGGCACCTGCACGAGGTGGGGGCACCGCTGCGGGCTCGCGGCTCCGTAGCGGACCCGGCCTCCTCCAAGTAA